A stretch of DNA from Peromyscus maniculatus bairdii isolate BWxNUB_F1_BW_parent chromosome 7, HU_Pman_BW_mat_3.1, whole genome shotgun sequence:
CTGTCTCCCATGCAGAGAATGGAGGGAAGATACTGGGCGTAACCCTGTGGCAACCTTCTCAGACCCACCACTGCTACCACCAGCTCCGGGTGCCTCAGCTTCCGTGACAGCCTTGCCTCCACCCCCAGGATTTTTGAATAGACTTGGTCTGGCAGGGAACAGCATCACAGAGCCACGGCGGTCCCCACAGACCAGGAAGTCACCTGGGGGCAGGAAGGCACTACATGTGTGCCATCTCTGCTTGCTTGGGGGAAGCAGGTACCGGCAACGTTCCTTGACAAAGATGGCCTTGCCAGTGGGTGCAGCCGAGATCTCCAAGCAAACTACCACCCCACCAGGGCCTGATGCCAGCAACAGAAGCTCCTCGTAGCCACGGAGGGCCCAACTCAGGCTGTGGACCTTCCCCTGGAACAGGTTCTGGTCCACAGCAGCAGTGGGAGTGTTGATAGGGACAACCTTGACAAGACCCTCCCCATTGGCCAAGGCACAGAGTCCAAAGCCCTCAGGCCCTGGGGCTGCTTCCAGCAGACAGTAAGACGTAAATCGATTGTCCTCCAGCAGCTGCTCCCAGCATTTGACCTCAAGGTCGTAGAGGTAGAGGGCCCCTACATCAGTCACTGCCAGTACTCTCCAAGAACCAGCCAGAGTCACAGCCTTGAGGGCACCTGGCCGGCTAGGGGACTTGAAGCACAGAGCTGAGACACCCAAGCCTGGGTACCCACGACCTACCAGATGCCAGAGCCGGATGCCTGAGTCATCACCTCCAGTGATCACCCAGGCTTGCTTCTCATGAGCAGCTATGGCGCGGATCCCGCGGCCCTGGTGGCCCCGAAAGGCTTGAAGGATCTCACCTTCATGGCTCCAAACCAAGCAGACACAGTCCTCTCCTGCACTAATAAGGTAATTCTCTAAGAGCTTCACCTGCCACACACGGGCACTATGTCCAAAGCAGTGACCAATATTCTGCACCCGACCCCCAGGCACCCGGAGGTCGCCCACCTTCCAGATACGGACACTTCGATCTTCTGAAGCAGTTGCCAGCAGGCCCTTGCTTTCGAGGTATGACATGCTGAAGATGACCCCCACGTGTCCACTAACCCGCCGGTCAGGTGCCACAGGTTTGTTGTCTGTTAAAGCAGTGGCTGGATACCAGACCAGGAGCTGGTTGGAAACCGCACCTGCCACTATGGTCAGTTCCTTCCAGGTGTCTCCAATCAGGCAGGCCGAGGAGAGGGTGCACCTGTCTGTGCAGGGTACATCCTGCAGCATGCACCCGGTCACAGGGTCATACAGCACCACTGAGTTGTGGCCCAAGGCCAAGGCCACATTGCCCTCCAGCCAGCGAACATCCCAGATCCAGTCGGACATGTTCCACAGGCCAGAGCGCCAGAGCTCTCGAAGATGGCTTGGGCCCCAGCTAATTTTCACAATTCTGAGCCCCTTACTCCCAAACACAGCTATCATGGCCTCAGAGTCAACGTCTCCTTTGGGCTCTGGTCGCACTCGGAACCCATGGATGAGATAGTGGCCAAGCAGGCTCTGTACTCGCTTCAGCATCCGGAGATGCCCACCGAAGTCCAAGTTGTACACCAGTAAATCAGGCCCCTCACCTAGACAGAGGTAAAGCGCCACATCAGAACCACTCACCTAACGCCATGATGCATGACGAGATGGGAGCAGAACACTTCTTAGCATATAACTTAATATATGAGGACACAAAATCCCACTCAAGCTACAAGTCCTTCCCTCAGCTTCAGGCAGACTGCTACTGCAAACGTGTGTGCCTCTCAGTCGCTCGTTTTCGTGGTGAGCTTCTCCCATACAGCCCGGGCTGTATGGGAGAATTTGAATTCAGAAtgctcttgccttagcctcccaactgctgggattacagcagtgTGCCATTGTGTCTGGCTATCAATCACCCTTAATGTGTATTCACTAGGAATTCCCCCTGGTGCATATCATTCTTACACTTGAGATGGGAAGCCCTCCTCGGCTCTAGTCCCCAAATTCTCAGCTTCGTCTGTCTCTACAGACATCCTTCCTGATTCTCCCTCCCTCAGGGAAAAGGCTGTGTCAACCTTTAGGCCTATAACTGGCACCCTCCCTCCTTAGTCTACAGCCCTGTGCATATTCAGAGGCaatggtggggtgggaggtgggagcagaAGCAGCCCACATTTTGCAGGCAGGGGGCTAGCCTTGAGTTCTGGCCTCGCCACTGGACAGCTGTGAACCCTTGTATGAGACTGAGGCTTAGAAGGCCTAAACAGCACcagacagcaacaacaaagaaccCCTGGAAGGTAGAGACATGAGCTACAGTTAGCAAGTCCctagatggctcagcggttaagagcactgactgctcttccagaggaccaggttcaattcccagaacccacatggcagctcacaactgtctgtaaccccatgATTTGACAGAGTTAAACCGAGACAGCATCTTCTGTGTTATCTGTGTCCCTAACTTATGCTCAGAGGCTTGTCCAGTGCCTCCCTCTATACAAACTCACGTTTCCTGGGCAGTCTCTTACACCCCATACATGTGGGCAGAACCCACAGACCCACATCAACACAGACATTTCCAGAGCTGGAGTCTCAGCTTCCTTTTAGTCATCCTGCTGTTCCCCACTGTCTCATGCTCCCCAAATCATTTCAGTTCTTCACCCCAGTAAATATTCCCAGCCACTGCCCATCCCCAGCCCGAGCCCACCCCTCCCTCAATGTTCCACACCTTCTCTTTCTTCAGATCCTAGAGTTCACTTCCACAAGAGTTTGCTGGCCCCACCTCATGAGGTTAGCTCACTGGAGCAACCCAGTAtttgcacacacacccctaccaACTCTAGATGATACCGTtgccacatggacacacacacaagcctgtaGGGGCTAATGATGGCTGAACCAAGTCCTTATAAaacctaccaccaccatcaccagcgGCTAGGGCTTCGTATTAGGCACCTGACACCGGGGCATGTGATTACCCTGAACCCCAACCATCTCAGGCGGGCCCTCAGTCCCGGCCTCTCCCAACACCGCTCTTCTCAGCGATGTCATTTCTGCCGATCATACCCTGCCGATCAGGCCCCTCATCTTTGGGGGCggagcctccccctcccccgaggCACAACTCCTGCCACGCCCCCTGGGGCTGTCCGTTCTTCACCTCCCCTCTGGTTCTGGTCATCTGAGTCCATTTAGGGGTGCAAACGCCCTTCCCCCAACATGGAACgactgcaccccccccccaccttgccGCATCTCCGCCCGCCCTTCCCACACTGGCTGCAATTTAGGAAGAGCCGCCACGGCTGCGACAGACTTTTGTCTCTCGGGCCCCGCCCTCCCCGGGCTGACCCTGTGTTCCCGCCACCCTGGAACCGGCCTGATCCAGTCCCCAGCCCACTGCCCATCCTCCTCCCCGGGGCATCCCTTTGTCCCGAGGCGGCCGCCCCAGGGGACCGGCTGGTTCTTCGCCCGCCAGCAAGACTAGAGCCGACCAAGCCTCACCCGCCAGCAGCCGGTCCCCAACGCACTCCAGACCCGTGACCGGGAGGAGTATGAGCTCCGAGGTCGCCCGCGGCCACACGAAGTCCCCGAGAGCGTCCATGACGTTCCTGCCTCAAGCTGCCGCAGCTGCCACAGCCAAGAAGACAGCTGCGTTCTCGCGAGAAGCAGCCGACTGGAGAGCTGCGTTGCGGAGCGCCCGAGCCCCTAGCTACAGGTAGCAGAGCCCCGGCGCTCGGCCGCAGACGTCCAATGACGGCCGCCTGCCCACGCCAGCTCGCTCGCGATTGGCCCAGCCAGGGAGCCGCCCCGCCCCCCCGCGAGGCCGGCCGGGAGAGCGgcggcctcccctcccccaggcggGCGCTCAGCTGGCTGCCCCCGGCTCGGAGCCCTGCGCTTTTATTTGATGGAGCAGCATGGAGGCCGTACACCAATAAATAACGGGGATGCGGGGACTGCGCCCATCATCGCGGCTGCAGACAGGGAGGGGAAGGGCAAGAGGGCGGCCAGAACTTGAGTCTGCAGGAGAACGGAGGACCTGCAGGGTCTTGGACGTTGGGCAGCGGGTGACTGGCATCTGGGGGGCCTCGGCTCGCGTCAGAGCTCCACGCGGGCATCACTGTAGGCCCTGTCCAAGGCCCACTCGGGCTGCGAGTCGGCACCACCCTCCCGCGCCAGGCGAGCCATCTCCTGCTGGAACAAAGCTTGCCGTGCGCGGCTCGGGTCCACATTGATCCAGTTGTTGGCGATCCATTTGGTGCCGCGGGTGACCAGGCAGCCGCC
This window harbors:
- the Wdr6 gene encoding tRNA (34-2'-O)-methyltransferase regulator WDR6, with the protein product MDALGDFVWPRATSELILLPVTGLECVGDRLLAGEGPDLLVYNLDFGGHLRMLKRVQSLLGHYLIHGFRVRPEPKGDVDSEAMIAVFGSKGLRIVKISWGPSHLRELWRSGLWNMSDWIWDVRWLEGNVALALGHNSVVLYDPVTGCMLQDVPCTDRCTLSSACLIGDTWKELTIVAGAVSNQLLVWYPATALTDNKPVAPDRRVSGHVGVIFSMSYLESKGLLATASEDRSVRIWKVGDLRVPGGRVQNIGHCFGHSARVWQVKLLENYLISAGEDCVCLVWSHEGEILQAFRGHQGRGIRAIAAHEKQAWVITGGDDSGIRLWHLVGRGYPGLGVSALCFKSPSRPGALKAVTLAGSWRVLAVTDVGALYLYDLEVKCWEQLLEDNRFTSYCLLEAAPGPEGFGLCALANGEGLVKVVPINTPTAAVDQNLFQGKVHSLSWALRGYEELLLLASGPGGVVVCLEISAAPTGKAIFVKERCRYLLPPSKQRWHTCSAFLPPGDFLVCGDRRGSVMLFPARPSLFKNPGGGGKAVTEAEAPGAGGSSGGSEKVATGLRPVSSLHSLHGRQGVTSVTCHGGYVYSTGRDGSYYQLFVHGGQLQPVLRQKSCRGMNWIAGLRMVPDGSMVILGFHANEFIVWSPRSHEKLHIVNCGGGHRSWAFSDTEAAMAFAYLKDGDVMLYRALGGCIRPNVILREGLHGREITCVRRVGTVTLGPEFEVPSLEHPDYLEPGSEGPGLIDIVLTCSEDTTVCVLALPTTTGSAHALTAVCNHISSVRALAVWSTGTPGGPQDSRPGLTAQVVSAGGRAEMHCFSIMVTPDPSTPSRLACHVMHLSSHRLDEYWDRHRNRHRMVKVDPETRYMSLAICEFDSDKPGFGPLVAAACSDGAVRLFLLQDSGRILHLLAETFHHKRCVLKVHSFTHEAPNQRRRMILCSAATDGSLAFWDLTTAMDRGSTTLESPAHPGLPYQLGTPCLTVQAHSCGVNSLHTLPTPEGHHLVASGSEDGSLHVFTLAVKMPELEEADGEAERVPQLCVLEEYSVPCAHAAHVTGLKILSPTLMVSASIDQRLTFWRLGHGEPTFMNSTVYHVPDVADMDCWLVSPEFGHRCALGGQGLEVYNWYD